The sequence ATCCGCAGCAGATAACCTTATCTATTTCCAGAGTGTAATGTCTAAATTTCTGAAGGGAGATTTTGACCTTGAAGATTATAAAGTAAAGCGAAAAAATGCTATCATTTCATTAGCCAATCTTTCTGATAATTTCCAGAGAATGATTTCTGATCCTAAAAATCAGCAGAAAAAACTGGAAGTGGTTCATCAGTTTGTAGCCACCTCACATCTTGTTACAGCGTATACCGCTTCTTTGTCCCAATACTCTAAAAGCAACGAGCAATATCCTGAAATAGATGCAGAAAGCTGGAGCAGAAAAATTGAAGCAGAAATGCAGCAAACCTCAACGTTACTTAATGGAGATGATATTACTGAAGCTCTTAGAATGGAAAGCCGTCTGGAACCGGAAGATTCTTCCATTGAAGACATGCTGTTGAAGAGAAAGACAGAAATTGAGGAAAATGAAATTATTGACCGAAGAGATCCTGATAAAATTTCGCATCTAACAGAGCTTAAAAATATTCATGATATTCTGGAACTGATCTATGATGTTGCAAAAGAGCAGAGAAAAGTTATTGAGAAATACAAAGCTGAAAAAGTAGAGGAATCCTAACATTGTATGTTTTAGGTTTCTTGTCTTAGGGCAACCTGATTTTTAACGAATTGTAATATCTTAGTTAAAAATCAACCATGGAAAGTCTGCCCCTTACTATTTCATTATTTTTCGGAATCATCACCCTGGCCACATTGCTCCTATTTTGCTGGGCGGTCAAAAATTCTGATTCGGAGAGGATAAGATCCAGAACAGGAATGATCTTCCTTATCTTAATCTGCTGGCTGATGATTCAAGCAGCTTTATCTTTGAATGGTATCTATAATAACGATTTAAATTCACTCCCACCAAAAATTCTACTATTGGGAATACTTCCTCCGATTTTGGGTATTATACTTATTTTTAATCTTGAAAAAGGGAAACTCTTTATCGATAGTCTGTCACTGTTACATATTACTTACCTTAATATAATAAGGATCTTTGTTGAAATAATTCTGCATAAGTTATTCCTCTATAAAATGGTGCCAGAACTCATTACATTTAAAGGGATTAACTTTGATATTCTGGTAGGTATTTCGGCTCCATTTATTGCTTACTATGGAATCAGGATGTCAAAGATAGGCAGAAACATGGTATTATGCTGGAATATTGCAGGTCTTGCATTGCTGTTCAATATAGTAACAATTGCTTTTCTCTCAGCGCCCTCACCATTACAGAAAATCGCATTTAACCAGCCTAACGTTGCCATACTGTACTTTCCATTCAGCTGGCTTCCTACATTTATTGTTCCTATTGTTCTTTTTGGGCATTTGGTTTCGATACGGCAACTCTTAAAGCAGAAACCTGTTACTCCTCCACAATCGTAAAACAATAGTCATCAAAAAATTCCACTCTGGCTTTAAATTCATCTGAAAACTTTTCGTCATATACACGGCAGCTGATTTTATGAAGGTGTTTCAACTCAAAAGGTTTTACTTCATAATTTTTTTTCAATGACCAATATTTAGAATGATGGATCTTATACATACTTTCCTTTACGCTCCAGATAATAGTGTAAAAAGTATCGGCTTTATCTTCAGGAATAAACCCTCTTTCATTTTCATAGGTGAATTTATCAATCACTCTTAAAATTTTGGGATTGAATTTTTCAACATCTATTCCTATTTTATTGTTAGAAATAGCAATAGCTGCAAACGGGAAAGAATGGGTGATGGAGATTTCTGCATCCTTGGGAGAAAGAAAAGGTTCTCTTTCATTGTATAGAATTTTGGAGCCAGGTTTTAATCCTTTCAGAAGCTTACGGACCATCAATACTTCTAAGAGTTTTTTAGGATGGTAATCCTTTACTTTTTCAGCATTTTCCGGTTCCAGAAGTTCGTTGATATCAAGTTCTTCACTTTCATCGTACTTCCAAACTAAAATCGTGGCATTATCATCTGAAAAATCTCGGTAAAGGGGCATTCTTTTTTTATTCGGTAAAAATAGTGAAAAGAAGCGGAAAGAGAAAATAGGGTAAAGATGGAAGATGGGAGCCGGAAGATGGAAGTAAGCAGGGTTGATAAAACGAACGTCAACTTATTTAGAAAATCCCTAAAAAGCAGAATTTTAATTAGTTTAACAACTATAACCTCCCTCTTCCAGCTTCCCTTCTTATTTATTTAGACTGATGATTCACATCATTTCTGTGTTCTAGAATTTCCAGATTGGCATCCACAAAGTAAGCACTTCCGAATCCGTTCACATAAGAACCTTTTGTTGGATGTAAAGCAATTAGAATAAAATCACCCATTCCAGAAATGACATCCACTACTTTCCCATGAGTTTCTTTTAATTTTGCCACTACACTATTCCATGTTTCTGAATCTCTTTCAATCTGGGAAGTGCTAGCTTCTATTGTTAAACGCTCTCTTGCATATATCTGTTTGGTAGCAGATTCATCTTCGATAAACATGATTGAGGTTTTTCTTCCTTCAGAAAGATTTTTAGTATGTTTTGCCATAAAGGAAACCAGAATATAAAACGTATTATCAACCTGAACAAACGGTGAATAACTTGAATTAGGAGTTCCTTCTGCGTCAACAGTAGCAAGAATTACACTTTTCGATCTTTCAATGAGCTCCTTTACTTTAGGAGCTACAGGCTTTGCCTTTTTCTCTGTATGGGTAGTATTCATAATATAGTATTTGTCAGATAAAAGTAGTTATTTATATTAAGACTAAATAATTTTAAATCATGTTTAATCTCATGAAACTGAAATTGAACTGCCGTTTTTTTATCTTAATTATAAATTGTAATTTTGCCTTTCGTTATCAATTGAATTTAAATTTATTCATTACATATGAGTACAACAACACAATACGTTCCTTATAAAGTTAAGGATATCTCCCTTGCAGAATGGGGAAGAAAAGAAATCACCCTTGCAGAAGCAGAAATGCCAGGTTTGATGGCTATCCGTGAAGAGTACGGACCGTCTCAACCGCTTAAAGGAGCAAGAATCGCTGGATGTCTTCACATGACGATCCAAACGGCTGTGCTTATCGAGACATTGGTAGCTTTAGGAGCTGAAGTTACTTGGTCATCTTGTAATATTTTCTCTACACAGGACCACGCTGCTGCTGCTATTGCTGCTGCAGGAATTCCGGTTTATGCTTGGAAAGGTTTAAATGAAGAAGACTTTGACTGGTGTATTGAGCAGACCTTATTCTTTGGTGAAGACAGAAAGCCATTGAACATGATCCTTGATGATGGTGGAGATTTAACCAACATGGTTTTTGATAAATACCCAGAGTTTACAAAGGATATCAAAGGTCTTTCTGAAGAAACAACTACCGGAGTACACAGATTGTACGAAAGAATGAAGAACGGAACTTTGGTAATGCCGGCTATCAACGTAAACGACTCTGTAACTAAATCTAAATTCGACAACAAATACGGATGTAAAGAATCTGCAGTAGATGCTGTAAGAAGAGCTACTGACGTCATGCTAGCTGGAAAAAGAGTGGTAGTTTGCGGATACGGAGACGTAGGTAAAGGGACTGCTGCTTCTTTCAGAGGAGCTGGTTCTATCGTTACGGTTACTGAAATTGATCCAATCTGTGCGCTTCAGGCTGCAATGGATGGATATGAAGTAAAAAGATTAGATACTGTGGTAGATAACGCAGATATTGTCATCACTACAACAGGTAACTTCAACATCGTAAGAGGAGAACACTTCCTTAAGATGAAAGATAAGGCTATTGTTTGTAACATTGGTCATTTCGATAACGAAATCGATATGGCTTGGTTAAATGAAAACTACGGTTCTACTAAATCTGAAGTGAAGCCTCAGGTAGATATCTATACCATCGAAGGAAAAGAAGTAATCATCCTAGCAGAAGGAAGATTGGTAAACCTTGGATGTGCTACAGGTCACCCAAGTTTTGTAATGTCTAACTCTTTCTCAAACCAAACTTTGGCTCAGATCGAGTTATGGAACAATTCTGCAGCATACGGAAACGAAGTATACATGCTGCCTAAGCACTTAGACGAAAAAGTAGCTGCTTTACACCTTAAGAAATTAAGCGTAGAGCTTGAAACACTTTCTCCTGAGCAGGCTGAATATATCGGAGTAGATGTAAAAGGCCCATTCAAGCCTGAATACTACAGATACTAAGATTCATAAATATGATATTATCCCACTATTTTGAAATAGTGGGATTTTTTTATGTGGATTATTAAACATTTTCTATTTTTGAGTGCAAAAATTATATTATGAAAACTTATTTATTTCTGGGGGCTCTAAGCTCAGTCTTATTCTTTAGCAGTTGTAGCGGTGATGATGATCATGATACACCCAATAATCCTGAAGCTAAAATATTCTTAAGTAAAGTCACCACTATTAATTATACTAATCCTTCTAACAGTAATACAAGTGTAGTAACATTTGATTATAACAGCAAAAAACAATTAATCAAAGTTTCATCACAAGGCAGAGCAACAAGCTTTGAATATGATACTACCGGAAAACTTTCAAAAACAAATTATTATAATACGGATGGAACAATTGCATATTATACCACCTGGACTTATAATGAAAATCAACTAACTACAATTAAATCAATCTATCCAGATTCTAATGGTAACACAACAAAGGTTTATACCTATAACAACGATAAAATCACTGGTACTTCCCTTTGTTCTTCATTAAATTGTACTCTTCCATCTACTTCATCATATACTTACAGCGGTGATAATGTTTCAACGGAAATCTCATTCAGTGATAATATAGGTGGTCCATTTACTTTTAAAAGAGAGTTTTCCTACGATAACAAGATCAATCCTTATTCTCTTACCAATATATACTTTAGAACTTATTTAGCGGGCACACAATTTTTAAGTCAAAATAATTATACGTCAGAAAAAATAAGCCGTAAGGATAGTGAAGGAAATTGGATTCAGATTCAAAATATGACCTATGAAATTCAATACAATAGCTCTCAATTACCTTCTAAGGTCATAGGAAAAGAGGATGGCAAGACCTTGATAGAGTATAATTACGAATATATTACTTTACAAAAACAATATACAACCTTTCCAGGTTAGGAACGTTTTGCCTTTTCAAAATCAGATTATCAGCTTACATATAATAAGACGAAAGATGAAGATCATAGGTTCATCACTCCGTATTTTTCCCATATTTTCCAATGATAGCAACAATGTTAACAAAAAATGAATATATTTAGCTCTTTAAACAAAACATTAAATTCATGAAAAAACAAAGAGTATCAAATGCATTTGTCGCAGCCTCTTGGGTCGCATTGGGAGCAGGAATGATCGGTTATATCGTAGGTCTTGCAAGAGCAGAAATGCTGCTGAATGAGAAAGGTTACTATTTTACGATCTTATTATATGGTTTATTTGCCGTTGTATCTTTACAGAAAGCGGTTCGTGATAAATTAGAAAACATTCAGGTAACAGATATTTATTATGGCATCTGTTGGTTTGCTACCTTGTCCTCCATCGTATTACTGGCGATCGGGCTTTGGAATGCCACCATACTTCCAAGTGAAAAAGGATTTTATGCCTTCGCTTTCCTTCTGGCACTATTTGGTGCTATTGCCGTTCAGAAGAACACCCGAGACAATATGCTTCAGGAATAATATAGAAACTCTCCCACACAGGGAGAGTTTTTTATTTTATACACCCCAATCTCTTTTTAACAAATGAAAACACATTAAAAGCTTAAAATAATTAACAAAATAAACGTTTATTTTATTTTAATTATATTTATTTCACAAAATACTGATATGCATAAAAAATTTTTACCTTTTCTCTTTTTTATTGTATTCTTTCAGATCACAAAAGCTCAAAGTGAGTTTATTACTGTCTGGAAACCAAGCCTCCCTTCATCTTCTTCTGTAGGAATTCCGTATAATTCTAATGAAAATCAGATTTGGCTGCCCGGAAAAGGAACCAATTACCATATCTATTGGGAAGAAATCGGCTATCCGTCTCATAATGCCACAATATCAAATGTATTTTCAGATTATCAGATTTTTATTGATTTCGGACACCCATTAAATCCTGTTCCTTCTGATGCCACTTATCGGGTGAAGATAAGTAATGGAGATGGTAATTTTAACCAAATACAATTTATGAATTCCCAGGTTATGAACGGAAACCAACCTCTTGATATCGTAGGAGATTCATTTAAAATAATAAACGTTGAACAATGGGGAAATATAAAGTGGGCTTCCATGCAACAGGCGTTTTACCGTTGTCAGAATCTCGATATTACGGCAACCGATACTCCTGATCTTTCTGCGGTAACCAATATGTCTCTCATGTTTTATTCCTGTCATAATCTGGTGGGAAACCCTACCATCAATAACTGGGATATTTCCAATGTTACCTCCTTAGTAGGAACTTTTAATACATGCTATCTATTTAACCAACCTATAGGAAACTGGAATACCTCAAATGTTACCTCAATGGGAACCACATTTCTAATGGCACAAAAATTCAATCAGCCCATAGGAAATTGGGATACTTCTAAAGTAGTAACTACAACTTCTATGTTTTTATATGCTTCCGAATTTAATCAGCCTATTGGGAGTTGGAATATGTCCAATAACCTCCAAATGGAACTGATGTTTGTCAATGCTGCAAAATTTAATCAACCCATAGGAAACTGGAATACCTCAAATGTTGTTGACATGCACGCTATGTTTCAGTTTGCTACAGATTTTAACCAGGACATCAATACCTGGAATACGGGTAATGTAAAATTGATGAGAGATATGTTTTTTATGGCTGAAAAGTTCAACAGTAACCTTTCAAACTGGAATGTAAGCAATGTAAAAGACATGTCCAATATGTTTAA is a genomic window of Chryseobacterium nakagawai containing:
- a CDS encoding 4'-phosphopantetheinyl transferase family protein yields the protein MPLYRDFSDDNATILVWKYDESEELDINELLEPENAEKVKDYHPKKLLEVLMVRKLLKGLKPGSKILYNEREPFLSPKDAEISITHSFPFAAIAISNNKIGIDVEKFNPKILRVIDKFTYENERGFIPEDKADTFYTIIWSVKESMYKIHHSKYWSLKKNYEVKPFELKHLHKISCRVYDEKFSDEFKARVEFFDDYCFTIVEE
- a CDS encoding HugZ family pyridoxamine 5'-phosphate oxidase, with the protein product MNTTHTEKKAKPVAPKVKELIERSKSVILATVDAEGTPNSSYSPFVQVDNTFYILVSFMAKHTKNLSEGRKTSIMFIEDESATKQIYARERLTIEASTSQIERDSETWNSVVAKLKETHGKVVDVISGMGDFILIALHPTKGSYVNGFGSAYFVDANLEILEHRNDVNHQSK
- the ahcY gene encoding adenosylhomocysteinase, encoding MSTTTQYVPYKVKDISLAEWGRKEITLAEAEMPGLMAIREEYGPSQPLKGARIAGCLHMTIQTAVLIETLVALGAEVTWSSCNIFSTQDHAAAAIAAAGIPVYAWKGLNEEDFDWCIEQTLFFGEDRKPLNMILDDGGDLTNMVFDKYPEFTKDIKGLSEETTTGVHRLYERMKNGTLVMPAINVNDSVTKSKFDNKYGCKESAVDAVRRATDVMLAGKRVVVCGYGDVGKGTAASFRGAGSIVTVTEIDPICALQAAMDGYEVKRLDTVVDNADIVITTTGNFNIVRGEHFLKMKDKAIVCNIGHFDNEIDMAWLNENYGSTKSEVKPQVDIYTIEGKEVIILAEGRLVNLGCATGHPSFVMSNSFSNQTLAQIELWNNSAAYGNEVYMLPKHLDEKVAALHLKKLSVELETLSPEQAEYIGVDVKGPFKPEYYRY
- the yiaA gene encoding inner membrane protein YiaA; the protein is MKKQRVSNAFVAASWVALGAGMIGYIVGLARAEMLLNEKGYYFTILLYGLFAVVSLQKAVRDKLENIQVTDIYYGICWFATLSSIVLLAIGLWNATILPSEKGFYAFAFLLALFGAIAVQKNTRDNMLQE
- a CDS encoding BspA family leucine-rich repeat surface protein, whose amino-acid sequence is MHKKFLPFLFFIVFFQITKAQSEFITVWKPSLPSSSSVGIPYNSNENQIWLPGKGTNYHIYWEEIGYPSHNATISNVFSDYQIFIDFGHPLNPVPSDATYRVKISNGDGNFNQIQFMNSQVMNGNQPLDIVGDSFKIINVEQWGNIKWASMQQAFYRCQNLDITATDTPDLSAVTNMSLMFYSCHNLVGNPTINNWDISNVTSLVGTFNTCYLFNQPIGNWNTSNVTSMGTTFLMAQKFNQPIGNWDTSKVVTTTSMFLYASEFNQPIGSWNMSNNLQMELMFVNAAKFNQPIGNWNTSNVVDMHAMFQFATDFNQDINTWNTGNVKLMRDMFFMAEKFNSNLSNWNVSNVKDMSNMFNGAKKFNQNIDGWDVSSVRNMVGMFSDAETFNQNLGNWKLNSLQIANSLIANTAISCQNYNNTLYGWSQNQSISNTINISPVSSLVYSTPQAATARNYLINNKGWTITGDTYNPECASQLGTSDIKTNNKIGIYPNPATNFIYTKNTHADRYTILDPTGRIIIKGSLANEQINIQALPPGNYILQLHLKDNTQSLKFIKK